One Drosophila virilis strain 15010-1051.87 chromosome 5, Dvir_AGI_RSII-ME, whole genome shotgun sequence DNA window includes the following coding sequences:
- the LOC6626062 gene encoding zinc finger protein 626 yields MLYIKIKKNSSKMLDRANGKPFRCDQCNYTSNRSFDLRRHQQRHARVKPVEGTVFKCSECSFVTKWKRNMGRHMEKHKKNAVAEDSQLEDEAIEEFIVEVIEATEDPEIEEEQAAPDQTTVTMVLASDEINETPRDKKLKRFKCELCRYTSNRAFDLRRHEQTHFRIKVVDGMAYKCSECHFITKWKRNMRRHMRKHEDPSEQELTAETNEPEAEEIVVELIDAETLSSDFDMVSETQSCSQEWSAPEETQSDKRYKCDQCEYESKRAYDLRRHAQVHAKAKPLQGIAYQCNECSFITKWKRNMRRHMEKHKPKPIEADVQVDDFVVELKSVEGAQTEKVKSLELEEDPGVLPSYWIALPADDTMY; encoded by the coding sequence atgctttatataaaaataaagaaaaactctAGCAAAATGCTGGACAGAGCGAATGGCAAACCCTTCAGATGTGACCAATGCAACTATACGTCCAATCGTTCCTTCGATCTGCGACGTCATCAGCAGCGCCATGCCAGGGTGAAGCCCGTGGAAGGAACTGTATTCAAATGCAGCGAATGCTCCTTTGTAACGAAATGGAAGCGCAACATGGGACGCCACATGGAGAAGCATAAAAAGAATGCGGTGGCAGAGGACAGTCAGCTAGAGGATGAGGCCATCGAGGAGTTTATAGTGGAGGTAATTGAAGCAACCGAAGATCCGGAGATCGAGGAGGAGCAAGCTGCACCCGATCAAACCACAGTCACCATGGTTCTGGCTTCGGATGAAATTAACGAGACGCCAAGAGATAAGAAGCTGAAACGCTTCAAATGCGAACTCTGCCGCTATACATCGAATCGCGCCTTTGATTTGCGACGTCACGAGCAGACGCATTTTCGCATAAAGGTGGTCGATGGCATGGCCTACAAGTGCTCCGAATGTCATTTCATAACCAAATGGAAGCGTAATATGAGGCGTCACATGCGCAAGCACGAGGATCCCAGCGAGCAAGAATTAACAGCAGAAACGAATGAGCCGGAAGCCGAAGAGATTGTTGTGGAGCTCATCGATGCAGAGACATTAAGCTCCGATTTTGACATGGTATCCGAGACGCAATCCTGCTCCCAGGAGTGGTCCGCACCCGAAGAAACCCAGAGCGATAAACGCTATAAATGCGACCAATGTGAATATGAATCGAAACGCGCCTACGATTTGAGACGTCACGCACAGGTCCATGCAAAGGCGAAGCCACTGCAGGGCATCGCATATCAGTGTAATGAATGCTCCTTTATCACCAAGTGGAAGCGAAATATGAGGCGGCATATGGAGAAGCACAAACCGAAGCCAATCGAAGCAGACGTTCAGGTGGACGACTTTGTTGTGGAGCTAAAGTCTGTCGAGGGAGCTCAAACTGAGAAAGTAAAGTCCTTGGAATTGGAAGAAGATCCCGGAGTACTGCCTTCCTATTGGATAGCGCTCCCAGCAGATGATACAATGTATTAA